The following coding sequences lie in one Haematobia irritans isolate KBUSLIRL chromosome 3, ASM5000362v1, whole genome shotgun sequence genomic window:
- the LOC142231313 gene encoding uncharacterized protein LOC142231313 encodes MPLRPISSSVEVPCYNLSKYIGDILSNIILEKYNIKNSMELKTRLEEVSLDEDDILISLDVVSLFTNIPIYLAIKNIMTQWKILEKHTKIPKTQFLNILQFCLNDNNYFNYNNTIYNQIYGMPMGNPLSPTIADIVLDTLLEQVLNDLEKKNIKIKLITKYVDDLFAIISKKDEEIILKTFNQYYNKLQFTMEKETNNCLPYLDIKVYRNNRTIVTEWYTKSIASGRILNFHSSQPINQKINTATNLLMKAITLSDDKFKNKNINKVKEILQQNAFPQNIIDNITKNSTNNKSDNTNKTTPSGNPKKFYSFSFIPKLTESKKLREIIEDKEISFAYRPNRTIASLFTSTKTKIEKTQQSNVVYEITCIGNNNENCNQCYVGTTKRSLSTRINEHQTDIKKGKQTTALAQHCIERQHTPNWEDVRILDRERRANRRYTLESLRIQQKQHCAINRKEDKDNTNAVYTIALV; translated from the coding sequence ATGCCTTTACGGCCAATCTCATCCTCAGTAGAAGTCCCATGCTACAATCTATCAAAATATATTGGTGACATTTTGAGCAACATTATATTGgagaaatataatataaaaaactcAATGGAACTAAAAACCCGATTAGAGGAAGTATCTCTGGACGAAGACGACATCTTAATATCCCTGGACGTGGTATCGTTGTTTACCAACATACCTATATACTTagcaattaaaaacataatgaCTCAGTGGAAAATTCTggaaaaacatacaaaaatacCAAAGACACAATTTCTAAACATTCTCCAATTCTGTTTAAATGACAATAACTATTTCAattataataatacaatatacAACCAAATTTATGGTATGCCGATGGGAAACCCACTTTCTCCTACAATAGCGGATATCGTTCTTGACACACTATTAGAACAAGTACTAAATGATCTAGAgaagaaaaacataaaaattaaattaattactaaATATGTAGATGACCTATTTGCAATAATAAGTAAAAAAGATGAAGAAATAATACTTAAAACATTCAACCAATATTACAACAAACTACAATTTACCATGGAAAAAGAAACTAACAATTGCCTACCCTACTTAGACATTAAAGTATATAGAAACAACAGAACAATCGTAACAGAATGGTATACAAAATCAATCGCATCAGGGAGAATTTTAAACTTTCATTCATCACAACcaataaaccaaaaaattaatacaGCAACCAACTTATTGATGAAAGCAATAACATTAAGCgacgataaatttaaaaataaaaatatcaataaagttAAAGAAATCCTACAACAGAACGCATTTCCTCAAAATATAATTgataatattacaaaaaattcaacaaataacAAATCAGACAACACAAACAAAACCACCCCATCTGGCAAtcccaaaaaattctacagcTTCTCGTTTATTCCTAAACTAACAGAGAGTAAAAAGCTGAGAGAAATAATAGAGGACAAGGAAATATCATTTGCATACAGACCCAATAGAACAATAGCCTCTCTTTTCACATCTACAAAaacgaaaattgaaaaaacacaACAGAGTAATGTTGTTTATGAAATAACATGCAtaggcaacaacaacgaaaactGCAATCAATGCTACGTAGGAACAACCAAGCGAAGCTTAAGCACAAGAATAAACGAACATCAAACAGACATAAAAAAGGGAAAACAAACAACTGCACTAGCCCAACATTGCATTGAACGACAACATACACCTAACTGGGAAGATGTGAGAATATTAGATAGAGAACGAAGAGCAAATAGACGATACACTCTCGAGAGCTTGCGCattcaacaaaaacaacattgtGCAATAAATCGAAAAGAGGACAAAGACAACACCAATGCTGTCTACACCATAGCATTAGTATAG